The following coding sequences lie in one Flagellimonas eckloniae genomic window:
- a CDS encoding transmembrane 220 family protein: MKLFFKIFGIVFAALFVYAAIVQYNDPDALKWYVYYGVAAFISILFAVDRLKFLWVFVLLLFYGFMAFQTWPEKFEGVTIGEGDIVNIERGREALGLAIVACVMLVYALRLLLKRKSKV, translated from the coding sequence ATGAAACTGTTTTTTAAAATTTTCGGAATTGTGTTTGCAGCCCTTTTTGTATATGCTGCAATAGTCCAATATAATGACCCAGATGCATTAAAATGGTATGTGTATTATGGAGTTGCAGCGTTTATTTCAATTTTGTTCGCTGTAGATAGATTAAAGTTTTTATGGGTTTTTGTACTGTTACTTTTCTATGGTTTTATGGCTTTTCAAACTTGGCCTGAAAAATTTGAAGGAGTAACCATTGGAGAAGGCGATATTGTAAATATAGAGAGAGGAAGAGAAGCATTGGGTCTTGCCATTGTTGCATGTGTAATGCTGGTATATGCATTAAGGTTGTTATTGAAAAGAAAATCAAAAGTCTAA
- a CDS encoding alkaline phosphatase family protein: MKKTVVINVVGLTKRLIGEHTPFIKSFQEKGSMSLIEPALPAVTCSAQATYLTGKYPFQHGIVGNGWYFKNECEVKFWKQSNKLVQEEKLWEHLKKEDETFTCANMFWWYNMYSTADFSVTPRPNYLADGRKIPDIYSHPVKLRDTLQEELGTFPLFQFWGPKTSIKSSKWIADASIKTDELHDPTLTLIYLPHLDYNLQRHGLDFAKISTDLNEIDTVVKDLVTYYEQKNCTVVLLSEYGITNVDNPIHLNRVLRKGGYLAIREERGLELLDSGASTAFAVADHQIAHIYLNDKSVLKDVQLLLQNQEGVEKVICGTELMDYHLNHDRCGDLVVVADKNSWFTYYYWLDDAKAPDFARMVDIHKKPGYDPVEMFTDPKDKLVMVKVLWKLLKKKLGFRTVMDVIPLNAELVKGSHGRIPEDEDDYPILITNNNQYPDKNQIKDTEVFVILKELIKQ, from the coding sequence ATGAAAAAAACTGTTGTAATCAATGTGGTTGGACTAACCAAGAGGTTGATTGGAGAACACACACCCTTTATCAAATCTTTTCAGGAAAAAGGTTCAATGAGTTTAATTGAACCTGCATTACCTGCAGTTACCTGCAGTGCACAAGCAACCTATTTAACAGGTAAATACCCCTTCCAACATGGAATAGTGGGAAATGGATGGTATTTTAAGAATGAATGCGAGGTTAAATTTTGGAAACAATCCAATAAATTGGTTCAAGAAGAAAAGCTTTGGGAACATCTAAAAAAAGAGGATGAAACATTTACATGTGCCAATATGTTTTGGTGGTACAATATGTATTCAACAGCAGATTTTAGCGTAACACCAAGGCCTAACTATTTGGCAGATGGAAGGAAAATACCTGATATTTATTCGCACCCTGTCAAATTGCGGGATACACTTCAGGAAGAATTGGGCACTTTTCCATTATTTCAATTCTGGGGTCCAAAAACATCAATAAAATCAAGTAAATGGATTGCAGACGCTTCCATAAAAACAGATGAACTGCACGACCCTACGCTTACATTAATTTATCTACCGCACTTAGATTACAACTTGCAACGCCATGGATTGGACTTTGCAAAGATTTCAACAGATTTAAATGAAATTGATACCGTTGTAAAGGATTTGGTTACCTATTACGAGCAAAAAAACTGCACAGTTGTTTTGTTATCTGAATATGGTATTACCAATGTAGATAACCCAATACATTTAAACCGAGTATTGCGCAAAGGGGGATATTTGGCCATTAGAGAGGAAAGAGGTCTGGAATTATTGGATTCTGGGGCAAGTACTGCATTTGCCGTTGCCGACCACCAGATAGCACATATATATTTGAATGATAAATCTGTTCTAAAAGATGTTCAACTACTGCTACAAAATCAGGAAGGTGTAGAAAAAGTCATCTGTGGAACCGAACTAATGGACTACCATCTAAATCATGATAGATGTGGCGATTTGGTTGTAGTTGCGGATAAAAACTCATGGTTTACCTATTATTATTGGCTGGATGATGCCAAGGCGCCTGATTTTGCAAGGATGGTGGATATTCATAAAAAACCGGGTTATGACCCTGTTGAAATGTTTACTGACCCCAAGGATAAATTGGTAATGGTAAAAGTGCTTTGGAAATTACTTAAAAAGAAACTTGGTTTTAGAACTGTAATGGATGTTATTCCATTAAATGCTGAATTGGTCAAAGGATCGCATGGGAGGATTCCTGAAGATGAGGATGATTACCCAATCTTAATCACCAATAACAATCAATATCCTGATAAAAATCAGATTAAGGATACAGAAGTTTTTGTTATTTTGAAAGAATTAATAAAACAATAG
- a CDS encoding RsmD family RNA methyltransferase, with translation MRIISGRYKGKRLTAPKKLPVRPTTDIAKEGLFNILNNRFYFDELRILDLFSGTGNISFEFASRGAQGIIVVDSFYGCIQYILKTAKELDFPISGIKSDVFKFLERTKEKGNVIFADPPYSFKDDQFSKIADLVFEKELLLENGVLIIEHSNQTELSNHPNFTESRKYGGSVFSFFEK, from the coding sequence ATGCGCATAATCTCTGGAAGGTATAAGGGCAAAAGACTTACTGCACCAAAAAAACTCCCTGTGCGGCCCACAACGGATATTGCCAAAGAAGGGCTTTTTAACATCTTGAACAACCGATTTTATTTTGATGAGCTTAGAATATTGGATCTCTTTTCCGGTACCGGAAATATAAGTTTCGAATTTGCATCAAGAGGAGCCCAAGGTATCATTGTCGTTGATAGCTTTTACGGTTGTATCCAATATATCCTAAAAACCGCCAAAGAGCTTGACTTTCCAATTTCAGGGATTAAATCTGATGTTTTCAAGTTTTTGGAAAGAACCAAGGAAAAAGGGAATGTTATTTTTGCCGACCCTCCGTACAGTTTTAAAGACGACCAATTTTCTAAAATTGCTGATTTGGTTTTTGAAAAGGAACTGTTATTGGAAAACGGAGTTTTAATTATAGAACATTCCAATCAAACAGAACTATCCAACCATCCAAACTTCACAGAAAGTAGAAAATATGGTGGAAGCGTGTTTAGTTTTTTTGAGAAATAA
- a CDS encoding DUF4126 domain-containing protein has translation MSPDTIISIFLGIGLAASVGFRVFLPLFALSLAAYLGIWELNESWEWIGSMAAVITLGVATFVEIFAYFIPWLDNALDGISVPLAAIAGTAVMVSTVANLDPVITWSLAIIAGGGTATAIKGANAAGRLTSTATTGGIANPLVTTVETGTAVAVSTASILAPSIAIVLVILILVIIFIIYRKLRPKK, from the coding sequence ATGTCACCAGATACGATTATAAGTATATTTTTAGGCATAGGCTTAGCGGCTTCGGTCGGCTTTAGAGTGTTCTTACCACTTTTTGCCCTTAGTTTAGCCGCTTATTTAGGTATTTGGGAGTTAAATGAAAGTTGGGAATGGATCGGTAGTATGGCTGCAGTGATTACTCTTGGTGTTGCCACATTTGTAGAGATCTTTGCCTATTTTATTCCTTGGTTAGATAATGCACTTGATGGCATATCTGTCCCATTGGCCGCCATTGCAGGTACCGCTGTAATGGTATCAACAGTTGCTAACTTAGATCCGGTGATTACCTGGTCTTTGGCAATTATTGCCGGAGGAGGTACGGCTACTGCTATAAAAGGAGCCAATGCCGCGGGAAGATTAACCTCTACAGCCACAACAGGAGGGATTGCAAATCCATTGGTAACAACAGTAGAAACGGGAACTGCAGTAGCAGTTTCAACGGCTTCAATTTTGGCGCCGTCAATAGCTATTGTACTAGTGATACTAATTTTGGTGATTATTTTTATAATATACCGTAAGTTGCGACCGAAAAAGTAA
- a CDS encoding DNA polymerase III subunit gamma/tau produces MEPFVVSARKYRPQTFKDVVGQQAITNTLQNAIDNDHLAQALLFCGPRGVGKTTCARILAKKINEDGTEQEDEDFAFNIFELDAASNNSVDDIRSLIDQVRIPPQVGKYKVYIIDEVHMLSQSAFNAFLKTLEEPPKHAIFILATTEKHKIIPTILSRCQIFDFKRITVKDAAEYLKHIARQQGVEAEESALHIIAQKADGAMRDALSIFDRVVSFSGKQLTRKAVTENLNVLDYDTYFTTTDLILENNIPNLLVLFNETLSLGFDGHHFISGLASHFRDLMVCQHQETIALLEVGDDVKQQYKQQAERAQKEFLLQALEIANDCDLKYKTSRNQRLLVELTLMKLASITFDGEKKKLDFIIPASFFTKKITGNKTAVSDNLTNIKQEEVPAIPDTQAVEEAPQVSEPVEQPIPIKKIKLKTPENRVSGLSLSSIKAKKAHENVKSPPVAHEELPKEAFTEAEMQEYWTEFVQHLEDKGRKILASNLQTDIPKLKNENTIWIELPNDTMKKEVEREQSLMLDHLKQKLNNYSLSLHITVNEIVAKKFAFTPEEKYQKLKEKNPAIDLLRKEFDLDF; encoded by the coding sequence TTGGAACCCTTCGTAGTATCAGCTAGAAAATATCGCCCCCAGACATTTAAAGATGTTGTGGGCCAGCAGGCCATTACCAATACGTTGCAAAATGCTATTGACAATGATCACTTGGCTCAAGCACTTTTGTTTTGTGGTCCTAGAGGCGTGGGTAAAACAACCTGCGCCAGAATTTTGGCAAAAAAAATAAACGAAGATGGCACAGAACAGGAAGATGAAGATTTTGCATTTAATATTTTTGAGTTGGATGCGGCTTCCAATAATTCTGTGGATGATATTAGAAGCCTTATAGACCAAGTTCGTATTCCTCCCCAAGTTGGAAAATATAAGGTGTACATTATAGATGAGGTACACATGCTCTCCCAATCTGCCTTTAATGCTTTTTTAAAGACCTTGGAAGAACCACCCAAACATGCTATTTTCATTCTTGCTACTACGGAGAAGCATAAAATAATCCCAACCATTCTTTCACGATGTCAAATTTTTGATTTTAAACGAATTACGGTCAAGGATGCTGCGGAATATTTAAAACATATTGCAAGGCAACAAGGTGTGGAGGCTGAAGAAAGTGCTTTACATATTATTGCACAAAAAGCTGATGGGGCCATGCGAGATGCACTCTCCATTTTTGATAGAGTTGTTAGTTTTTCAGGAAAACAATTGACCAGAAAAGCGGTTACCGAAAATCTGAATGTTCTGGATTATGATACATATTTTACAACTACAGATTTAATTCTTGAAAACAATATCCCCAATTTGTTGGTCCTTTTCAATGAAACGCTGTCCCTTGGTTTTGATGGACATCATTTTATTTCTGGTTTAGCATCTCATTTTAGAGATTTAATGGTGTGCCAACATCAAGAAACTATCGCCCTACTTGAAGTAGGAGACGATGTGAAACAGCAGTACAAGCAACAGGCGGAAAGAGCACAAAAAGAGTTTTTGTTACAGGCTCTAGAAATAGCCAACGATTGTGACCTAAAGTATAAAACGAGCAGAAATCAGCGCTTGCTCGTAGAACTTACCTTAATGAAATTAGCCTCTATCACTTTTGATGGAGAAAAAAAAAAGCTTGATTTCATAATTCCCGCCTCTTTTTTCACAAAAAAAATAACAGGCAATAAAACTGCAGTATCGGATAACCTTACCAATATAAAACAAGAAGAAGTCCCTGCGATTCCAGACACACAGGCTGTAGAAGAAGCTCCTCAAGTGTCCGAACCAGTTGAGCAGCCAATACCTATCAAAAAAATTAAACTTAAAACTCCTGAAAATAGAGTTTCTGGACTTTCACTTTCCAGTATTAAGGCGAAGAAAGCCCATGAAAATGTAAAATCACCTCCTGTTGCTCATGAAGAACTACCTAAAGAAGCATTTACCGAAGCGGAGATGCAAGAATATTGGACCGAATTTGTGCAACACTTAGAAGACAAGGGTAGAAAAATCTTGGCAAGTAATCTACAGACGGATATTCCAAAATTGAAAAATGAAAACACCATTTGGATTGAACTCCCAAATGATACCATGAAAAAAGAAGTGGAGCGGGAACAAAGTTTAATGTTGGACCATTTAAAACAGAAGCTAAATAATTATTCCCTTTCGCTGCATATTACTGTCAATGAAATTGTTGCCAAAAAATTTGCATTTACTCCTGAAGAAAAGTATCAAAAATTAAAAGAGAAAAATCCAGCTATTGATCTTCTACGGAAAGAATTTGATTTAGACTTTTGA
- a CDS encoding HAD family hydrolase — MEVNFENIKVIGFDADDTLWVNETYFRETEERFAELMEGYETKNKVDQELFKMEMKNLELYGYGIKGFVLSMIESALDLSNGKVSQETISEILNLGKRMISHPVELLDGVEEVLSQLVNKYRLIVLTKGDLLDQERKLERSGISKYFHHVEVLSDKKESNYSNLLEHLEVNVDEFLMIGNSLKSDVLPILNIGGSAVHVPFHTTWAHEMIADSEQMNDHLKLNKLEDILKYLQN, encoded by the coding sequence ATGGAAGTAAATTTTGAAAATATTAAAGTTATTGGTTTTGATGCTGATGATACCTTATGGGTCAACGAAACCTATTTTAGGGAAACAGAAGAACGCTTTGCCGAATTAATGGAGGGTTATGAAACCAAAAATAAAGTAGACCAGGAGTTGTTTAAAATGGAGATGAAAAACTTGGAACTTTATGGTTATGGTATAAAGGGGTTCGTTCTTTCCATGATAGAATCAGCTCTAGATCTATCAAATGGTAAAGTATCCCAAGAAACCATCTCTGAAATTTTGAATCTTGGAAAAAGAATGATTTCCCACCCGGTAGAGTTATTGGATGGGGTTGAAGAGGTGCTAAGCCAGTTGGTAAATAAATACAGGTTAATTGTGCTTACCAAAGGAGATTTGTTAGATCAAGAGCGCAAGCTTGAAAGGTCTGGAATCTCAAAGTATTTTCACCATGTCGAAGTTCTCAGTGACAAAAAAGAAAGCAATTATAGCAACTTGTTGGAACATTTAGAGGTTAATGTCGATGAGTTTTTAATGATAGGAAATTCTTTAAAGTCAGATGTATTACCTATATTGAATATTGGAGGAAGCGCAGTACATGTGCCATTCCATACAACATGGGCCCATGAAATGATTGCTGATTCTGAACAAATGAACGATCATTTGAAACTAAATAAACTAGAAGATATCCTGAAGTATTTGCAAAATTGA
- a CDS encoding iron-containing alcohol dehydrogenase family protein, translating to MKTENDLKRNEIRLDNKTGYRNFPMVPRVVFGQGSFAQLGDILMPKRRNSNAPFIFLVDDFFEKNEVTLCMPLMYNDKVFFISANEEPKTGQVDTLVSKIQEEFEELPSGIIGIGGGTLLDLAKAVAILLNNNGLAQDYQGWDLVSKPSLYHVGIPTISGTGAEVSRTTVLLGPEKKLGINSDFTTYDQVVLDPDLTKSVPKEQWFYTGMDCFIHCIESLKGTYLNAFSQSYGEKALELCKEVFLEDVPSSESRDKLMMASWHGGMSIAYSQVGIAHAMSYGLSYLLGIKHGIGNCLVFQHLEEFYPEGVQVFHKMMEKHNIQLPKGVCADLTENDFDILINVALGMEALWENALGKDWKEIMTPERLKGIYQRI from the coding sequence ATGAAGACGGAAAACGATTTGAAAAGAAACGAAATAAGGTTGGACAACAAGACAGGGTACCGCAACTTTCCAATGGTACCAAGGGTTGTTTTTGGTCAAGGTAGTTTTGCTCAATTAGGGGATATTTTGATGCCCAAAAGAAGAAATTCCAACGCTCCCTTTATCTTTTTGGTGGATGATTTTTTCGAAAAGAACGAAGTTACCCTGTGCATGCCCTTAATGTATAATGACAAGGTATTTTTTATTTCCGCCAATGAAGAACCCAAAACAGGTCAGGTAGATACATTGGTGTCTAAAATACAAGAAGAGTTTGAAGAATTGCCTTCCGGAATCATCGGAATAGGAGGGGGAACCCTTTTAGATTTAGCAAAGGCGGTCGCCATTCTTCTAAACAACAATGGTTTGGCCCAAGATTATCAAGGTTGGGATTTAGTGAGTAAACCATCATTATATCATGTGGGAATTCCTACCATAAGTGGCACTGGAGCGGAAGTCTCTAGAACCACCGTTTTGTTGGGGCCGGAAAAGAAGTTGGGGATCAATTCAGATTTTACTACATACGATCAAGTAGTTTTAGATCCAGATTTAACCAAAAGTGTTCCCAAAGAACAGTGGTTTTATACGGGGATGGATTGCTTCATCCATTGTATAGAATCATTAAAAGGCACATATTTAAATGCCTTTAGCCAAAGTTATGGGGAGAAAGCTCTGGAACTTTGCAAAGAAGTGTTCTTGGAAGATGTTCCCAGTAGCGAATCAAGGGACAAATTAATGATGGCTTCATGGCATGGTGGAATGAGCATTGCTTATTCCCAAGTAGGAATTGCTCATGCAATGAGCTATGGCCTTTCCTATCTATTGGGGATAAAACATGGAATAGGGAATTGTCTTGTTTTTCAGCATCTTGAAGAATTTTATCCAGAAGGCGTGCAAGTGTTCCATAAAATGATGGAAAAACATAACATACAATTACCAAAAGGTGTTTGTGCTGATCTTACCGAAAATGATTTTGATATTTTAATCAATGTGGCCTTGGGAATGGAAGCACTTTGGGAAAATGCTTTGGGGAAAGATTGGAAAGAAATCATGACCCCAGAACGTCTGAAAGGGATTTATCAGAGAATTTAA
- the kdsB gene encoding 3-deoxy-manno-octulosonate cytidylyltransferase has protein sequence MIPARYQASRFPAKLMQDLEGKPVIVRTYEAAVQTGLFDEVYVVTDSKIIFDTISEVGGQVLMSKEEHESGSDRIAEAVVEMDVDIVINVQGDEPFIDSESLKKVIEVFKTDSKKEIDLASLMTPISDWEEISNPNTVKVIVDTNDFALYFSRSPIPYPRDETIEATYYKHKGIYAFRKRALIDFQRLPMLPLEAKEKIEAIRFLEYGKKIKMVETHVTGIEIDTPEDLERAKKAWK, from the coding sequence ATGATACCGGCAAGGTACCAAGCCTCAAGATTTCCAGCTAAACTGATGCAAGATTTGGAAGGAAAGCCAGTAATTGTGCGTACCTATGAGGCAGCAGTACAAACCGGGTTGTTTGATGAAGTCTATGTTGTAACGGATAGCAAAATCATTTTTGATACAATTTCAGAAGTAGGTGGTCAAGTGCTTATGAGTAAGGAGGAGCATGAAAGCGGGAGTGATAGAATTGCAGAGGCCGTAGTGGAAATGGATGTTGATATTGTAATCAATGTGCAAGGAGATGAGCCATTTATTGATTCGGAAAGTTTAAAAAAAGTAATTGAGGTATTCAAAACGGATTCCAAAAAAGAAATAGACTTGGCATCCTTAATGACACCGATCTCGGATTGGGAAGAAATTTCCAATCCCAACACAGTTAAGGTAATAGTCGATACCAATGATTTTGCGTTGTATTTTTCACGATCACCAATTCCTTATCCAAGGGATGAAACTATTGAAGCAACATATTATAAACATAAAGGAATTTATGCCTTTAGAAAAAGGGCTTTGATTGATTTTCAAAGATTACCAATGCTACCATTGGAAGCAAAGGAAAAAATTGAGGCGATTCGATTTTTAGAGTATGGGAAAAAAATAAAAATGGTGGAAACACATGTAACTGGCATTGAAATTGATACTCCAGAAGATTTAGAACGAGCTAAAAAAGCATGGAAGTAA
- a CDS encoding ATP-dependent DNA helicase, which translates to MNDPTPSGFLTILTEKFPHDPTIKQGLAMEKLSDFILNGKQEEVFLLKGFAGTGKTTIVGTIVSSLWKVKMSAVLMAPTGRAAKVMSVYSGNKAFTIHKKIYFPKKQTGGGIQFVLAPNKHRNTLFIVDEASMIPDIPADSKLFENGSLLDDLMFYVYSGHNCKLLLIGDTAQLPPVKLDLSPALEEQRLSLNYNKEVACLELDEVMRQTSDSGILYNATNLREQLQSHFFDEFKFEVSTFKDITRLIDGSEIQEAIDSSYSQNGKEETAIIVRSNKRANLYNKNIRERILFLDNELAVGDYMMVVKNNYFWLRPNSEAGFIANGDIIEILELFSIKELYGFSFAEVKVKMVDYPNQRPFETVLLLDTINAETPSLSYEEGNRLYQEVLKDYGHEKSKYKKFLGVKNNKFFNALQVKFSYAITCHKSQGGQWENVFVEQPYLPNGVDKDYLRWLYTAVTRAKQKLFLIGFKDDFFLD; encoded by the coding sequence ATGAATGACCCTACGCCATCTGGATTTTTAACAATTTTAACTGAAAAATTTCCACATGACCCAACCATTAAACAGGGTTTGGCCATGGAAAAGCTTTCGGATTTTATTTTGAATGGAAAACAGGAAGAAGTTTTCCTCTTAAAAGGATTCGCAGGTACTGGTAAAACAACAATTGTTGGAACCATTGTAAGTAGCCTTTGGAAAGTCAAAATGAGTGCTGTGCTAATGGCTCCTACAGGTAGGGCCGCAAAAGTTATGTCAGTTTATTCAGGGAACAAGGCATTTACCATTCATAAAAAAATATATTTTCCTAAAAAGCAGACGGGAGGGGGTATTCAATTTGTGTTGGCTCCAAATAAACATAGGAACACCCTTTTTATTGTCGATGAAGCTTCAATGATTCCTGATATACCGGCAGATTCCAAACTTTTTGAGAATGGTTCATTATTGGATGACTTAATGTTCTATGTCTATTCAGGGCACAATTGTAAATTACTTTTAATAGGCGATACGGCACAATTACCACCAGTAAAATTAGATTTAAGTCCTGCCTTGGAAGAGCAACGCCTTTCATTGAACTACAATAAAGAAGTAGCGTGTTTGGAGTTGGATGAAGTAATGCGCCAAACAAGCGATTCAGGAATTTTATACAATGCTACCAATTTAAGAGAGCAACTACAATCGCATTTTTTTGATGAATTTAAGTTTGAAGTATCAACTTTCAAGGACATTACGAGGCTAATCGATGGAAGTGAAATACAAGAAGCCATTGATTCATCATACAGTCAAAATGGAAAAGAGGAAACGGCAATTATTGTGCGTTCCAATAAACGGGCAAATCTCTACAATAAAAACATTAGGGAACGAATTCTTTTTTTAGACAATGAGCTGGCCGTAGGTGATTATATGATGGTGGTAAAGAACAATTACTTTTGGCTACGACCCAATTCTGAAGCTGGTTTTATTGCCAATGGCGACATCATTGAAATATTGGAATTGTTCTCTATCAAAGAGCTGTATGGGTTTTCATTTGCAGAGGTAAAGGTTAAAATGGTTGATTACCCTAATCAAAGACCGTTTGAAACAGTTCTTTTGTTGGACACCATAAATGCGGAGACACCCTCACTTTCGTATGAAGAGGGGAATAGATTGTATCAAGAGGTTTTAAAGGACTACGGGCATGAAAAATCTAAGTACAAAAAGTTTTTAGGCGTAAAAAACAACAAGTTTTTTAATGCACTCCAAGTAAAATTCTCTTATGCGATTACCTGTCATAAATCTCAAGGGGGACAATGGGAAAACGTATTCGTGGAGCAACCTTATTTGCCCAATGGAGTGGATAAGGATTATCTAAGATGGTTATATACAGCTGTTACACGTGCAAAGCAAAAACTATTTTTAATAGGTTTTAAGGACGATTTTTTTCTTGACTAA
- a CDS encoding 1-acyl-sn-glycerol-3-phosphate acyltransferase, giving the protein MRRLAEFLYFKVLGWKLIGTFPKVDKCVVAVVPHTHWMDFFLGLLIRKVINEEINYIGKKSLFKPPFGWFFRWTGGAPIDRSKSSNTVESIVNIFKERRIFRFALAPEGTRKKVTELKTGFYHIAVMAQVPIVAVAFDFGKKQVKISEAIYPSGEMKDDFKIIHKFYKGVKGKIPEYSF; this is encoded by the coding sequence ATGCGTAGACTAGCCGAGTTTTTATATTTTAAAGTACTGGGATGGAAGCTCATTGGTACATTTCCCAAGGTGGATAAATGTGTGGTAGCTGTAGTGCCACACACCCATTGGATGGATTTCTTTTTGGGTTTATTGATTAGAAAAGTCATCAATGAAGAAATCAATTACATTGGGAAGAAGAGTCTTTTTAAACCACCATTTGGATGGTTTTTTAGATGGACCGGCGGAGCACCAATAGACCGTTCGAAAAGCTCTAACACAGTTGAAAGCATAGTGAATATTTTTAAAGAGAGAAGGATTTTTAGATTTGCTCTGGCACCAGAGGGTACCCGAAAAAAGGTAACGGAACTAAAAACCGGATTCTATCACATAGCAGTAATGGCGCAAGTTCCTATAGTTGCTGTTGCCTTTGACTTTGGAAAGAAGCAAGTCAAAATTTCTGAAGCCATTTATCCGAGTGGTGAAATGAAAGACGATTTTAAAATAATCCACAAATTCTATAAAGGGGTAAAAGGCAAAATTCCAGAGTATAGTTTTTAA
- a CDS encoding DUF3822 family protein: MTEKATNITKSNPESDFKKLSIQVGLNGLSFCVLDTISNKILAFEKITFKTSSTPYLVLKELKAVLNEKSITGTNFSEVVVIHKNNLFSLVPKTLFSEKELPNYLKFNSKIMANDHIVFDEISNHDIVNVYIPFTNVNNYIFDLFGEFVFKHSGTVLATTLLNQNRNSGEPVCYVQVSEKEMEIVIVSEKKLLFYNYFEFKTSEDFLYYLLFSMEQLQLNLENVQLKLFGLVEEGDPIYELCYKYIKNVSVFMPSNSTFPLEQLQGKEIDFTVLNSL; the protein is encoded by the coding sequence ATGACAGAAAAAGCAACTAATATAACGAAGTCCAATCCAGAAAGTGATTTCAAAAAATTGTCCATTCAAGTTGGCTTGAATGGACTTTCTTTTTGTGTACTCGATACTATTTCCAATAAAATTCTGGCTTTTGAAAAAATAACTTTCAAAACTTCATCAACACCCTATCTGGTATTGAAAGAGCTGAAAGCCGTTCTCAATGAAAAGAGCATAACAGGCACAAATTTTTCAGAAGTTGTTGTTATTCACAAGAACAACTTGTTCAGTTTGGTTCCCAAAACACTTTTTAGTGAAAAAGAACTACCCAACTATCTTAAGTTCAATTCAAAAATAATGGCTAACGACCATATCGTTTTTGATGAGATATCGAACCATGATATTGTAAATGTCTACATTCCATTCACTAATGTGAACAATTACATCTTTGATCTCTTTGGTGAATTTGTTTTCAAACATAGTGGTACGGTATTGGCCACAACCCTATTGAATCAAAATAGAAATTCCGGAGAGCCCGTATGCTATGTTCAAGTTTCTGAAAAAGAAATGGAGATTGTGATCGTCTCAGAAAAAAAATTACTCTTCTACAATTATTTTGAATTCAAGACAAGTGAAGATTTTCTTTACTATTTGTTGTTCAGCATGGAACAGTTACAGCTAAATCTTGAAAATGTACAATTAAAACTTTTTGGACTTGTAGAAGAAGGAGATCCAATTTATGAGTTATGCTATAAATACATTAAAAATGTCTCCGTTTTTATGCCTTCCAATTCTACTTTTCCACTGGAACAACTACAAGGAAAAGAAATTGATTTTACGGTGTTAAACTCCCTGTAA